The Oncorhynchus masou masou isolate Uvic2021 chromosome 13, UVic_Omas_1.1, whole genome shotgun sequence genomic interval GAGGGTATGTGGAGTTTAAAACTATTTTTTACTTCATTTAACAATGTCATAATTTGCgaaatgttgtgtatttttatCGTTCAGACTTGGCAAAAATGCTTGTGCCAGAGATGTTGTAGctagcttgcttgctagctaacattcacTTTAGTAACTGTTGCTAAGCGATCGACTTTTGCTACCTAGCTAGGTAGTATTAGCAATCTTGATACGTTTTGTCCTAACAATTAATTATTTTATATTCCAATGTTCCTAATTTTAGAAACAACTGTCCTGGATGAGGTCCAGTTGGATGTGCCATTGGATGATGTGCCAGATGTTCCACAGCTGCCAGTCCTCCTTGATGTCCAGAATGCTGCTATCATCCTCGAGGATGTGCCAGATGTGCAGACTATCTTTGAGGTACAATTTTCAGAAAGTTTGGGGTTTTATGTTTGAAAAATATCCCAGATATTCAAGTTGTGTCTCTGACATTAAACACATCTCTTGTCTGCTTTCTGCTTTAGGAGGCCACTGGCAATTGGCAGTTGATTCTGATCAGGTTCAGCCCCCTGTACTGTGGGCCTGTTGTGATCAGGGtaagagaccccccccccacacacacacatcactgttacaatgtttactgtttccaacatgaatgtattgtaatgtgcaGAACAATGCCGGTCCAGTGGTTATAGCTTGGAGAACTTTCCAGTTCATCAGCCCCATCATCACCTACATGCGTGGGGGATCCCAGGTTTATGTCTTTGTAACTTCCCAATCCTACATTGTCAGTCATTTGATCTTGATGGAAATGTGTCACAGCAATTGTTGAAGTGGTTTTGTTGATGTTGTCTTTTTGTTTATCTCAACAGCAGGTGGTGGTGAGGATGCACCACGTGAGTAGGGTGACAGGCCTGGAGACTCAACTGGTGTGGGCCATCTCCAAGGAGACAGCCAGGCTTAGTCCAGAGGGCATCCCCTACTGTGCCACCAAAGTGCAGTCCATCACTTGGATCCAGGTAAGATGGAAATACTACTGAAATAGTATTAGATTAGGCTTTTCTTCACTTATTCCATTTGGCCTTAACATGTATTCTCTCCCTGTCAGTGTGTGGCTGGCAGAGTGACCCACTATGCGTCTCACCTCCGCCACGAGACGTCTGTGGACGTGACGCTTGGCTGCTACCAGGTAAATAAAAGATTTCCTATGTATATAGACTAGGCATTACTGGGCATTTTTACATTAGATTTGTTGTGTTTTCTAATAGTGTGTGTGCTGTAaacaggtgtgttgtgtgtgttttgagcAGCAGACTGATGTCTCAGTGGTGTACACCACTCTCCACATGGGGCTGGACGGGCTTCTCTCCTCTTCAGCGTGGTCGGAGGCTGCCTCCTTCTCTACGCCCACCACTCAGCACTTCACTGACCCAGAGCCTGAGGGCCACAACTGCTATGAGGTCAGAcgttacacacacatactattgACGAGGAGCATTAAGATCCTTCCATTGACCGATTGTTATGTCATTGGTCACTGATTTTGGATGCTTGTTTTGTTGTCGTAAGGGCTGGGAGGAGGACCTGCtgcctgaggagagggaggttccTCTGCTAAAGTGAGTTCCTCTAAATGTCTGGGCCTGCAAGATGCAGAAGGATAGTGGTCATAATGCAGTTATCCCCCATTGACTAATGGTTGACATGCTCCATTCCCTCCCTTccacagcctctaccttaccaccaAGAGAGTGGAGGACATCGCCCTGAGGCTCATCTCCCTGCGCCAGGCCTTCACTGTGAGTGGACCcacttttctttttctctctgtgacttcttgttctgtctcctagaggaaGATGTCTCACCCTAACTCTTCCCTAGACCCTGCTTGGTTCCACCCTGAGCAGGAACCATCTGTTTGTGGCGGGAAAGGTCCTCCTGGGCGCACTGGTTCAGGCCAACCACATGGTAACTCACTAACTCATTCTCTTTCAAGGGAAAGAGAGCGTCCCTGAGGGGAAATGTGGTCTGTTCACTAAAAGATGCTCTTTTCTTTGTCATAGGACGAGGCCAAGTTCATAAGTACCTATAACGACTTTGTGGACTACCTGAGTGACCCCTCCAAGCGGAATGACATTGAGAGGGAGCTGGCTGAGGCAAAGGTGAGTTCATGAACTCTTTCAAGTCTCACTGAGTTCTTCCACATGCACATATGTTATATATCACAGTAGCTGATCTATATAAAATCATTCCTATTTTCTCCAAACATGTTTTCTTGTCCTAGATCCATCATGTGAACATGATAGATGTCCTCTTTGAGCTGGTGCTGTTTGGGATGATGACAGCTCAGAAGTCCCTGATGGTGGTAAGTAGCATCTCACTGGTACATGTTTTGATATCTGTCTATTAGCAGTTTCACTTaaattcctctcctcttttctcctctgttTCCTTTAGCATCCCGGTGGGTTCGTGGAGCGTCTGTACGCTCTCCTGTACTCCTTCCTGCCCACTGCTGCCAACATGGAGCCAGAGGCTGACAGATACCTGCTGCAGCTCAGTGTAAGAGTCTAGGTTACTTCCTGTTTACTTCCATATTCTTAGTGTACTTCCTTATTCATGGTTTACAGGGTTTCAATGCCATTTTAGGGggagtatttctgattgtctctctcctcttgatAAGCTAGTAACTCAGAGTCATTTTCTATGTGTTGTGTGGTGTTCTCTTCAGGGCGGGCTGATGGCTCTGCTAGATGACATGTTTGGCCAGCAGCTGGCCTGGTACtttaacccagagtctctggtcaCTGAGCTCTCCAGCCTCCTGGAGTACCACTTGGAGAACCTCATGGCCAGCATGTAGTCCTACTGCAGGGACCattctcctttctccttctctctctcttttgaaggAATTGAGGACTTGAAGTGTTTTGTTGAAACCTTATTAGTTTTTAACACCCATTAATCTAATGTattctcttgttttctctccccACAGGATTCTTGTGACACTTTGCCACCCAACAGGGATCTAGACACCAATGCACTACATTACTTTGCActgatttttacatttttaaataaaataagttGTAGTTCAAAAACATTTTGGTTTCCGTCTTTTCATTTATTTCCTCTTCCTAGAGTTATAATGCTAATATTAGATAATTACATGATCAATGATGCTTTATTATTTGAATATGGAAATAAAAACAATGTTTTGTTGATTTACAGATACTACAGGCCCACACTTTATATGGTTTTGTACTGTGGTTTGTGATACTGTACTATTTAAAAACATGTAGGACGACATACACTGAGtgcaaaaaaaaaatcttcctaatattgagttgcacaccctTTTTCCctgagaacagcctcaattcgtcggggcatggactctacaagctgCCCTaagcgttccacaaggatgctggcccatgttgtgtcaagttggctggacgtcctttgggtggtggaccattcttgacacacatggGAAACGGTTGACCATGAAAAaaacagcagtgttgcagttcttgacacacttaacccggtgcgcctggcacctactaccataccccgttcaaaggcagttaaatcttttgtcttgccgattcaccctctgaatgacacacacaacccatgtctcaattctctcaaggttttaaaatctttctttaactccccttcgtctacactgattgaagcggattcaacaagtgacatcaataaggggtcacagctttcacttggtcagtctacgtcatagaaagagcaggtgtcctcaaTGTTTTGTATTATCAGTGTGTGTAGTAACCTGGTACAGTATAAAGTATACCACTAGAGGGGATAATTGCTTCAGTTGAATGTTATTTCTCACTATCCCTACTCTACATTAACAGTCTGCCATTGTCGACTCCGGTAACTTGTGTATCTTAGTCTTTTTTATATTTGCCATTAATGTCTGAACCATTTACCATCTTTCCCACTGAAACCAGTAATGTTCatgttcatgtgagagagggtGTAGTAGTTTATACTGACCACTAGTTGGATCATAGCGTGGTTGGTGGCGTTCATGCAGGAACCCAGAGGGTAGAGGCATTCTCCATCACAGTAGAAGGCAGAGTAACCCGTAGGAGCCAATACCCAGTCCTAATGGAGAGAAATACCATAGAAATCAAATGACAAGATGAGATGAATGACGAGAATACTCTTTCTATGAGAAATACATGATAAAGAATGCAAAGAACATACTCTACAATGCACATCCTACACATGCCTTGCTTCCCTAAATATACCGTGTGTTACAGCAAATAAGGTGGTACAATGTTAGCTCCTGATGATCTATTCAGCAGATTGAGTAGTTGAGACATAATCTCACCTTCCAGCCTAGATCACTGAAGCTCACATATAATTCATGTCTCTTACAAGCCTGACGCCCACTGTTGACATGGCTGTGATCTGAAAGGGACCGAAAAGTATGTTATGAACCAGGAAAGACTAATGTACACTTTGAATGCATTGGATTTGAAATGAAATGTAAACGCAACTTAAGTCATTTTGTAATTGagatgaactatccctttaaaactgTGCATAAAACAAGTTTAACTAGAAGACGAAAAACCAGTGTTGTCCCCTGACCTTGTAGGACCTCACCATGTATACTGGGCAAGGGCAGGTCGTATTTGGGCTTCTTCTTATGGGGGTTGGGTTTCACGGCCCGCGGGGGGCGACAGGGGGCCTGGCTGGCCCTGAAAAAGGTCACCATGAAGGGCTGTTTGGAGCGGGGGCCCCTACGACCCACCAAGCCTACCCAACCAGCTGACAGGGACCGgtctgagaaagaaagagaacaatCTTGAGGGAAACCAAAACAGCATATCTCCATTTCTATTTATTTACTGAACAATTACAGACACAATATGacattacagtattacagcacAGGTATCAGTGTGTGTATTCTAAGTGAACTTCCCTCCTTATTCAAAGGCATAATAATCAAGAAATCCACTTTGTGGGAAATAGCCTCCACATCAGCAGAGCATTTCCTGACACTGAACATAGAGTTAATACTATGAagctcaccctcctctgtctccacgTAGAGCCGGATGCCCAGGTTACTGCGGGGGTGCAGGAGCCATCGGTTGCTGGCCGATGTCACGTCAAAAGCCAGCCAGCCCTCCTGCCCCGCTGGCACCGACTGCATGTCCAGTAGCACCAGCTCTGGTTCTCTGAGGAACGTCGAGGAGTTGCATGAGACGACAAATTCGGGAGGGATATGCAAAACACGTTGCATGGccattcaacggctcagacacaagaggtatgtggcagggtctacagtcaatcacggattacaaaaagaaaaccagcccagtcacggaccaggatgtcttgctcccaggcagactaaataacttttttgcccactttgaggacaatacagtgccactgacacggcccgcaaccaaaacatgcggactctctttcactgcagccgaggtgtgtaaaacatttaaacctgttaaccctcgcaaggctgcaggcccagacggcatccccagccgcgccctcagagcatgcgcagaccagctggctggtgtgtttacggacatattcaatcaatccttatcccagtctgctgttcccacatgcttcaagagggccaccattgttcctgttcccaagaaagctaaggtaactgagctaaacgactaccgcctcgtagcactcacttccgtcatcatgaagtgctttgagagactagtcaaggaccatatcacctccaccctacctgacaccctagacccactccaatttgcttaccgcccaaataggtacACAGACGatacaatctcaaccacactgcacactgccctaacccatctggacaagaggaatacctatgtgagaatgctgttcatcaactacagctcagcatttaacaccatagtaccctccaaactcgtcatcaagttcgagaccctgggtctcgaccccgccctgtgcaactgggtactggacttcctgacgggccgcccccaggtggtgagggtaggtaacaacatctccaccccgctgatcctcaacactggggccccacaagggtgcgtcctgagccctctcctgtactccctgttcacccacgcacgcctccaactcaatcatcaagtttgcggacgacacaacagtggtaggcttgattaccaaaaatgacgagacggcctacagggaggaggtgagggccctcggagtgtggtgtcaggaaaataaccttacactcaacgtcaacaaaactaaggagatgattgtggacttcaggaaacagcagagggagcacgcccctatccacatcgatgggacagtagtggagagggtagtaagttttatgttcctcggcgtacacatcacagacaaactgaattggtccacccacacagacagcatcgtgaagaaggcgcagcagcgcctcttcaacctcaggaggctgaagaaatttggcttgtcaccaaaagcactcacaaacttcttcagatgcacaatcgagagcatcctgtcgggctgtatcacgtcaactgctccgcccacaaccgtaaggctctccagagggtagtgaggtctgcacaacgcatcaccggggacaaactacctgccctccaggacacctacaccaccatatcatctactgcatctttatgtaatacatgtatcactagccactttaaactatgccactttgtttacatactcatctcatatgtatattctgtactcgataccatctactgcatcttgcctatgccgctctgtaccatcactcattcatatatctttatgtacatattatttatccctttacacttgtgtgtataaggtagtaattttgaaattgttagttagatgactcgttggttattactacattgtcggaactagaagcacaagcatttcgctacactcgcattgacatctgctaaccatgtgtatgtgacaaatagatttgatttgcagtagagagagacagccactGAGCTTCAGCTCTCGAGAACCAGTTTTGTACGAGGCGTCCTCACATGCCACAACGTGGCCAATGAGTTATTCTGCAAGGAGTTCTGTGAAGCCAGGGTGAAGAGCAAAACAAATTCGACATTGCATTTTGCGaaagcaacaaacaaaaaacatctggAACGATAAGCCAAACCATGGTGTATGGAGTGAAGGGAGAGCAGGGGAATCATTAACAAAAATGCACTCTTTCATCCTTTTTAATGCAAAAACCCCAAAGGTGATCATTTAAAtgtgtcaaagagagagagagagaaagagaaggatagagagagagaaagagaaggatagagagagagagagagagagagagagagagagagagagagagagagagagagagagagagagagagagagagagagagagagagagagagagagagagagagagagagagagagagagagagagagagagagagagagagagagagacagagataaataacCAGGTGATCTAGTGGCAGGAACCTGTGTTTGTTCTCCCGTTGGATCTCGTAGACGGAGATGTGCAGGCTGCGGTTGGCCCTCTGGCCCATGGTCAGGGTCTTATAAATGCGGAACTCTGCAGCTGTGACCGTTTCCCCCTGGGGGAGGGGCGTCAGGTCAAAACGGAACTCCTTCCAGTACGGCCGCGGCTGCAGCAGGTCACGCTCTTGCTCcactgagagagaagaggagagagggaggtcgaTGTAATGCCAAagacattccccccccccccgcacttAAACTGCGCAACGCCTCATTCACACGTGCTCACATCTACTCTACACATTACTTCCACTCCCCTCAACAAGCCCCGAAAAGACCAAGACAAACAGAGATATACTCATTGTACGACACATAGTGTATGATAAAGACATTCCCATGTGACacaagaaggagggagaaggagggggggcgACAGAGCAATTCGTGGAGCGACCAATCTAACATGAAAGGGGTGCATGAgaagaccgagggagagagaagagcaacAGAAGTGGGAAGGTTTAGAGGGAGACGGGAGGATGAGTGACTGAGTCATTGGAAATTAGGGGGAAAGAGCGGAGCAGACATGTGGAGAGGTGTGCAGGCGATGCCCAGTGAAGGGGGAAAGTATAGTGATAAAGTAGAGAGGCGACAGGGAAAGACGGAGAACGATAAGGGAAGGACACACACGCTAGTCTCTCGCCACAGACGCAGTGTCCCAAGCAAGACGACACACACGCACCCCCACACTCTCTCGGGAGCCCTGCAGAGCACATTAACAACCACGGTCGGGGCCCTGTAGTGTGCTGTAATTAGACTCACTAAGGGCCTTCAACCGCAGCAGCTGCTCAACATACACACCACTAACTACAGGTTGGGGAGTATTTTTAGAGCGGTCCTCTGCTGTTtctccatttgtgtgtgtgtgtgtgtgtgtgtatatatatatatatatcagtgggGCCTGTAATTCCTTACAGCTGTGTCCCCTACACACTGTCTTGAGCACGTTGCGCGGCCTTGACTGGGTCGGATTGATAGGGTGTGTGATGGGTGTATTTTTGATTCCAACTGACATGGGCTATAAATGAGAATCTGTCTAGATTGGTTAGATGGCCTTAAAATGGTGGTTCAAGGCGACACACCAGACATTGTCAAAATAAGATCTAGTGAAACATTAGCTGAAATGCGTAATTACGTTCTTTTGGGGGTTATTTTTGTGTAATGTATGACACAGCAATAGACATGATCATGTATGTCCAAATACTGtagaaaaacaaagaaaaactaGCATATCAAGTGTCGACGCAATGCAAAATGTGAAGAGAaataacatggaatcatgtttTCCCACGGcaacaaggttatccatcttatTCCAGGAGAGATTAGCGGAAGGAAATGACTGGGAAAAGGATGTTTAATTTGTAATGCTGTGTCAGATAAGCATctgtaggtctactgtctggGCTGGTGCAGCACAGGAAAAGTCTCTCTTGTGATAACAAGACTGTCTCTGAGAGGTGAACTGGTTCACCACCACATAACGTTGCCAGGTTGGCCTCGTTTCTCATTGAACAATCCAACAATATGTCCTTTATTCAGTTACTGGGCTCTATTGCAAGACATGTAAAAAGGATCACAGGGGAGGTTCTTGGCCAGATCGGGCCGTGGGGCTTCTATTTGGAAATCCCTGTTGGGAGGCCATTGGCTGAACAAACAACAACTCCCAACTAATTGGATAACGAGTCAATAACAATAGCCAATTAAAACCCAGGAATTTTTTAAAATCGCAGGTGTATCAACAGTCAGTAACTCACCCAGGTTGACGAAGCTCATGACCGTATCGGCCTCGCTAACCACTGTCCCCAGCGGCGCCGTGTACGTGTTGAGCGTGGGCAGGGCGGCATGGCTGACGTGGCCAGTCAACCCATCCGCACCGCCGAACCCCAGACCCCCTACCCAATTCCCCATTCCGTTTCCCTCATCCCCCTTGGCCGACACAGCGTGGTACAGGTCCAGCATGAAGATGGGGGCTGAGGAGGGCGGTCGGAGGGGAGGATGGGGTCTGGGCCGACCCGGTAGACCCAGGATGGACAggatctctctctgcatctccttCTTCTCTCGGCTGCTGAGGCGGCGGAAGCTGGAGTGGACGACTCCCTGGGCCTGGTGGCCCCAGAGGCAGAGCAGCAAGGGGGCGAGGAGGAGGGCCACAGGGAAGAGCGGGAGTTGGAGAAGGCGCCGGTAGGTGTACTTGCTGCTGTTGTCATGGATGTGTCTTCTTCCTGAACACGGGCAGGCGTGGGTATCGACGCACGTTCTGAAGCCATCCGGTCTGTCCAAGCTCTGTGTGGTCTGAGGCAGATCTTCCAAGGTGTCCGTTGCCATAGTGGAAGAAGCTCTACCCGGCTTTTTTCCTATTCTCACTATGTGTAACCTACAAGTCTCTGGTTGGGTTCTTCTATGTTCTTTTGGCCTTCGGTCCACAAGAGAGCAAGTAATATTTTGCAACGCACACCACAGAGGGGCTGTGAACTGTGTCTCAAACAATTTGCatgtcccctgtctgcctgtgtaCGCCAAACTGTTTGTCTTGCACGTATCCGTCACTGACAAATGCACCTCTGTGATTTGTGATGAGATGTGTTTAGATCAACGGTGGACACTAAGAGATGTTTACTCCTTTAGTTCCCTCTGTTTATCGGCcgtctcctcccttcctctactACTTTAAATCTCTCCGCTTGTCTTTTCTCTTCTACCCCAACATGACTCTACTCATGTGATACACACAGACAATAAAATGAAAGCAAGGGTAAAATGACAATTTCTTTTATGTGTTTTGATGAAAACAAAAGAATCTCTTTGTAATCTCTCCCTTTTGGAGAAGTACATTTGATGGAGTTTGAAAGTGGATAAGTCAAAGGGCAGGTGCTACCAAGATTGGTGGTCAATCAAATTTGAGAGAATCAAATAATCAGTCTAGTTGGTCTTCAGAAGAATAAGGAAAAAACACCACACCTGTCGCGCCTCAATGTTGGCTGGCAACAACCAGATCCTACGCAAGGAACAAGGAGTCAAATCCTCAGTGGGACGATTATCTGTCGTCCACCTCTCTTGATCTATAGTTCTTTAATCCACAATTCTAGGGAACTTTTTATTCATTAAAGATCCTTTGTTTGTTACGTCCACTTGCGTCTTTAACTCCAGATGTTTCCAGATGTCTTCCTCAACCTTTATGTAGCTTCTATTTAAAATCCTTGGTGCGTtcagtatttaaaaaaatatatatatatatttttgattaGTCGTTTTGTTCCTCgctattgtattattattttggATTCCCCCAAACCACCTGTTTCAAGTGGAGAACAATGCCAGTATGTTTGTCAGCGTACTGTAGTGTGCCCTCTGAGAGTTTACCTCATGTAAGGGTGCTTCGACACTGGTTGAGTTGTCCATCACCAAGAGGGAGTGTCCTAAacagcctcctccctctccccacatcCTCTCCCAACCCTCTTCCCGATCCCTCCCTTTGGGCTTTTTAAAATCTCCCTCCCTTTTATCTTTTCGTCTTCTCATGACCACTTCCTTTCATGGGAAAGCATTTTGGAATCCGAGTCAGTTTGGTGAAAAATACATACACCGAATATATTTAAACATGTTTTGAGATTTAAGAAAAATATATTTATCTATAGAGAACACATGGATTAGCAAACCTACCGTATCTTTAAACCCAGTACTAACAGCATGAATGGAGACTGCTGTAGCTTAAGGTGTACTGACAAAACGTGTACCCTATAAAATTGTTTTCGGTATTTATACGTTTTCATTTCCTGTTGAACAGATTGCGAGTTGCCTTTACCTCCTTCCAGTTTGACTGCAATCCTGTGTGTGGGATAGCAAGGGATTTGAGGGGAGAAATGACACGGGCTCAGGGTCAGTTCAATGCCAGTTTGTGTTTGTTTGACATCAAAAGCACCCTGGGACTTGCGGCCACTTAGAACAGCAAAAATACACACAGACCAAACCAAACGCCATCTTTTCTAAGGCCAGGGAGTCAGAAGTGCCAGGAATGAGTATTTTCTGtggtatttttgtttttgtttctccAGTGTTGAGGGATTTTAGGGCCGGAGAGAGGAATGACGGATGGAGAGGGAAGGGTGAGAGAAGGATAGTGAGTCCGTCAGTCTGTTGTCGGAGCAAGGATAGGTGGTGAGGACAGATGGGGATGGTGGGAGAGGATGTGAGTGGGTTCGGATAGTTCCatgtaaacacagacacacagctgcacAGGGAAGACTATAAAAGAGCAAACCCCATCTGCCAAATAAACCCAAGGTGATTTTCATTTTCTCTCTTGAACGGAGAGGACGTAATAGCTCCATCTCCTCCcctaacacacacaaaccaggTCTTATACTTAGCTACTGTGGAAGCAGAGAATGAGATAGACCACAGTGACATTTCCCCACAATATTACTGTAGAATAGAAAGCGCCAGAGAAACACACCCATCCATGACCACAGAGACGTCCCTCCCTCTGTTGAAGATCCTACTACAGGGCGTGTTCTTATCTCTGGAGACACTAATTGTACCCCAACCCTAATTACCAAGCCATTTCCGGTGTGCAGAGACTGTGGTCTACACTCAAGGACACGCATGGGAACACGCACGTGAACATTGCATGTGCGTATACACACACAATTTCCCCCCAAATGAAATTACAATCAAATCCACAACGACAAaatatttctttttttttactgcaAGCATATTCTTTAATACAAAATGAGAACAAAAAGGTTTATAatcttatatttttattttacacaattgacttctaacccccccccctccacattTTCTCTTCATCACACTGTGAATAACACCAAAAGGTGAGTTCCTCTCCTGCGCCCAGATCCCCACCCCCAAAAgagacaataaataaataaaaaaatcacctTAAGATGTCACTTGCGTTCATTAGGTTTTCATATACTTCAGCTCTCACATCAACAAACAGGGAAGCACATTTGCAGCCATTAAAGACACGACAATTCAAACGCCTATAAGGCGGGACACTAGGGGTTCTCTCATTGGCCCCTTCAGCTCCCCTTTCATTCATATTCATAGTTTTTTTTTGCCAACACAATAAGGGCAACCCCCTTTGGTCATGTTCTGGGAGTTGTAGTCATTAGCAAAAAAAAAGTCTGCCATGGGAATCAGTCAGCTTCCTGGTTGAGTAATGTTATGAAGAAGTAGAAACATACAACGTTGAAGAGAGGAGCGGACATTTTCCTTGGTACAAAATATCATGACTTCATCTTAATACTAATCATTCTCCAAGGTGATATGATACAGaactgaaaaataaataaaaatgttttcttAAGCTAGaaaagcaacaaacaaa includes:
- the LOC135551613 gene encoding uncharacterized protein LOC135551613, with protein sequence MDSDSDFEEETTVLDEVQLDVPLDDVPDVPQLPVLLDVQNAAIILEDVPDVQTIFEEATGNWQLILIRFSPLYCGPVVIRNNAGPVVIAWRTFQFISPIITYMRGGSQQVVVRMHHVSRVTGLETQLVWAISKETARLSPEGIPYCATKVQSITWIQCVAGRVTHYASHLRHETSVDVTLGCYQQTDVSVVYTTLHMGLDGLLSSSAWSEAASFSTPTTQHFTDPEPEGHNCYEGWEEDLLPEEREVPLLNLYLTTKRVEDIALRLISLRQAFTTLLGSTLSRNHLFVAGKVLLGALVQANHMDEAKFISTYNDFVDYLSDPSKRNDIERELAEAKIHHVNMIDVLFELVLFGMMTAQKSLMVHPGGFVERLYALLYSFLPTAANMEPEADRYLLQLSDSCDTLPPNRDLDTNALHYFALIFTFLNKISCSSKTFCLNSSGHGLYKLP
- the LOC135552279 gene encoding bone morphogenetic protein 8B-like isoform X1, which encodes MATDTLEDLPQTTQSLDRPDGFRTCVDTHACPCSGRRHIHDNSSKYTYRRLLQLPLFPVALLLAPLLLCLWGHQAQGVVHSSFRRLSSREKKEMQREILSILGLPGRPRPHPPLRPPSSAPIFMLDLYHAVSAKGDEGNGMGNWVGGLGFGGADGLTGHVSHAALPTLNTYTAPLGTVVSEADTVMSFVNLVEQERDLLQPRPYWKEFRFDLTPLPQGETVTAAEFRIYKTLTMGQRANRSLHISVYEIQRENKHREPELVLLDMQSVPAGQEGWLAFDVTSASNRWLLHPRSNLGIRLYVETEEDRSLSAGWVGLVGRRGPRSKQPFMVTFFRASQAPCRPPRAVKPNPHKKKPKYDLPLPSIHGEVLQDHSHVNSGRQACKRHELYVSFSDLGWKDWVLAPTGYSAFYCDGECLYPLGSCMNATNHAMIQLVVHLLKPDEVPKACCAPTKLSPISVLFYDDNNNVILKKHRNMVVKTCGCL
- the LOC135552279 gene encoding bone morphogenetic protein 8B-like isoform X2, with amino-acid sequence MATDTLEDLPQTTQSLDRPDGFRTCVDTHACPCSGRRHIHDNSSKYTYRRLLQLPLFPVALLLAPLLLCLWGHQAQGVVHSSFRRLSSREKKEMQREILSILGLPGRPRPHPPLRPPSSAPIFMLDLYHAVSAKGDEGNGMGNWVGGLGFGGADGLTGHVSHAALPTLNTYTAPLGTVVSEADTVMSFVNLVEQERDLLQPRPYWKEFRFDLTPLPQGETVTAAEFRIYKTLTMGQRANRSLHISVYEIQRENKHREPELVLLDMQSVPAGQEGWLAFDVTSASNRWLLHPRSNLGIRLYVETEEDRSLSAGWVGLVGRRGPRSKQPFMVTFFRASQAPCRPPRAVKPNPHKKKPKYDLPLPSIHDHSHVNSGRQACKRHELYVSFSDLGWKDWVLAPTGYSAFYCDGECLYPLGSCMNATNHAMIQLVVHLLKPDEVPKACCAPTKLSPISVLFYDDNNNVILKKHRNMVVKTCGCL